Proteins encoded by one window of Streptococcus sanguinis:
- a CDS encoding aminoacyltransferase has protein sequence MTFKLLSQEEFIQHTSASSQRSFMQTVEMAELLSKRGFSSQYIGYTDPQGQVVVSAVLYSMPMTGGLHMEINCGPVSTDAQYLTPFYQALQAYAKKEGALELIIKPYETYQTFDSNGQPTSDEKVDLIQQLTDLGFDFDGLQTGYPGGEPDWHYVKDLAGLTEKDLLKSFSKNGKATVKKANTFGIKLKRLERDQLNLFKDITSATSDRREYDDKPLDYYQDFYDSFGQQADFMTASLNFKDYLQNLQKDQEKLGQKIQKLQADLENNPQSEKKQNQLRELSSQFDSFETRKAEAQELIDKYGDQDQILAASLFIYTPQEATYLFSGSYPEFNKFYAPALLQEYVMTESIKRGIPFYNFLGIMGIFDGSDGVLRFKQNFNGFIVRKMGTFRYYPNPLKFKLLQLIKKILRR, from the coding sequence ATGACCTTTAAACTTCTCAGCCAAGAAGAATTCATCCAGCATACCTCAGCTAGCTCCCAACGCTCTTTTATGCAGACCGTGGAAATGGCAGAGTTGCTGAGCAAGCGGGGCTTCAGTAGCCAGTATATCGGCTACACTGACCCGCAGGGACAGGTAGTGGTGTCTGCTGTCCTCTACAGTATGCCGATGACTGGCGGCCTCCATATGGAAATCAACTGCGGCCCTGTCTCTACCGATGCTCAATACTTGACTCCCTTCTATCAAGCTTTGCAGGCTTACGCTAAAAAAGAAGGCGCCTTGGAGCTGATCATCAAGCCCTACGAGACTTATCAGACCTTTGACAGCAATGGCCAGCCCACATCTGATGAAAAGGTCGATCTTATCCAGCAACTGACTGATTTGGGCTTTGACTTTGACGGCCTACAGACAGGCTATCCAGGCGGGGAGCCTGATTGGCATTATGTCAAAGATTTAGCTGGTCTGACGGAGAAAGACCTGCTCAAGTCCTTCAGTAAAAACGGCAAGGCGACCGTCAAAAAGGCGAATACCTTTGGTATCAAACTAAAAAGGCTGGAACGCGACCAGCTCAATCTTTTCAAAGACATTACCTCTGCCACTTCTGATCGGCGTGAATACGATGACAAGCCACTGGACTATTACCAAGATTTTTATGACAGCTTTGGTCAACAGGCGGACTTTATGACAGCCAGTCTCAACTTCAAGGACTATCTTCAGAACTTACAAAAAGACCAAGAGAAACTGGGCCAGAAAATTCAGAAACTGCAGGCGGACTTGGAAAACAATCCTCAATCTGAAAAGAAGCAAAATCAGCTGCGAGAACTTTCCAGCCAGTTTGACAGCTTTGAAACCCGCAAAGCTGAAGCCCAAGAACTGATTGACAAGTACGGCGACCAAGACCAGATCCTGGCTGCCAGCCTCTTTATCTACACCCCTCAGGAAGCAACCTACCTCTTCAGCGGCTCCTATCCTGAGTTTAATAAATTCTACGCCCCAGCCCTGCTGCAGGAATACGTTATGACCGAAAGTATCAAGAGAGGCATTCCATTTTATAATTTCCTCGGTATTATGGGAATTTTCGATGGTTCTGACGGTGTTCTGCGCTTCAAACAGAACTTCAACGGCTTCATCGTCCGAAAAATGGGGACTTTCCGTTATTATCCTAACCCTCTCAAATTTAAGCTACTTCAGCTCATAAAGAAAATTCTAAGACGTTAA
- a CDS encoding GBS Bsp-like repeat-containing protein: MKSKELVYLASTAILLAATANVAKAEEHTIAESEVLKTERSVSSQNQIVNAAASQTSNQPTVAVSSAEQSVQAVKQEEQVTNAVGTVVESGGAAQSATAEVQTAPAKPEGQTQSDANASNQNETAADQSAKARSSVADSATTSEPKASPAVASAPKASNAGKTVFYNAGSKAQAARGNSQAEIKGTSFVDVSSHNGHISVDDYRKLAQQGVGGVVVKLTEGTHYTNPFAESQVRNAQGAGLQVSTYAFSHYTSDEEARAEARYYAAFANRLGLPKNTVMVNDMEDPKMQNGINQHTQAWADEMRRLGYSNLMYYTSASWLDQNNLRSKGPVSTSQFGYSNFWVAQYPSSNLNLDGAKSLKYNSGAGAWQFTAQAQLLAGKHVFDHSVDYTGRFTQQSALAKQPLKGNISIQNKNNVNGSFDVVISNVSAPYGVSVVSVPVWSEANGQDDIIWYTATQQANGTYKVSVESSRHKDSVGKYNVHLYYVRNDGQLVGVGGTTTNVSVIKPQGKISIQNRNSETGDFDIVVSGISSPGGLKTVSLPTWSEANGQDDIKWYTAERQADGTYRKRVSISDHNHVQGEYNVHLYYVQNDGRLVGVSGTKTTVSLGKPKGTISIQNRNKETGDFDIVVSGISSPGGLKSVSLPTWSTVNGQDDVKWYNAERQADGTYRKHVRLSDHNNVEGEYNVHLYYVQNDGNLVGVGGTKTTISIERPKVQGKISIQNRNSETGDFDIVVSGIVSPGGLKSVSLPTWSEANGQDDIKWYDAERQADGTYRKRVRLSDHNNVQGEYNVHLYYVQNDGKLVGAGGIKTNVSISKPQGKISIQNRNSETGDFDIVVSDIVSPGGLKNVSLPTWSEVNGQDDIKWYNAERQPDGTYRKRVRVSDHKDVEGEYNIHLYYVQNDGKLVGAGGIKTNVSLGKPKGNISIQNKNNVNGSFDVVISNVSAPYEVSAVSVPVWSEANGQDDIIWYTATQQANGTYKVTVESSKHKDSVGKYHIHLYYVRNDGQLVGVGGTTTNVSAVKPQGKISIQNRNSETGDFDIVVSDIVSPGGLKTVSLPTWSEANGQDDIKWYNAERQPDGTYKKRVRASDHNNVQGEYNVHLYYVQNDGKLAGAGGIKTNVSISKPQGKISIQNKNSDTGDFDIVVSGIVAPEGLKTVYLPTWSEANGQDDVQWYTADRQADGTYRKHVYARDHKNNAGEYNVHLYYLNNQNQLQGAGGEKTSISVNRPQAASQRDRVLAAAAAMVGVRGGSAEHQRLVNDYNSVRPLPVGYAVKNTDDWCDIFTTVIFQREGLSDLIGRECGVERHIHIFQRLGIWNEDGNSTPSAGDIITFNWDKDTQQNDGWADHIGIVEKVENGIIHTIEGNSNNVVKRNTYRIGHGNIRGFATPRYK; the protein is encoded by the coding sequence TTGAAATCGAAAGAATTGGTTTATTTAGCGAGTACGGCTATTTTGTTGGCAGCGACTGCCAATGTTGCAAAAGCCGAGGAACATACGATCGCTGAGTCAGAAGTTTTAAAAACAGAAAGGTCTGTTAGTTCCCAGAATCAGATAGTGAATGCGGCTGCATCACAAACGTCTAATCAGCCGACTGTAGCAGTATCATCTGCAGAACAGTCAGTTCAAGCAGTTAAGCAAGAGGAGCAAGTAACGAATGCTGTAGGAACAGTTGTTGAGTCTGGAGGAGCAGCTCAATCAGCAACTGCAGAGGTACAAACAGCCCCTGCTAAGCCAGAAGGGCAAACTCAGTCAGATGCAAATGCTTCTAATCAGAATGAAACTGCAGCTGATCAGTCAGCAAAAGCAAGATCTTCTGTTGCAGATTCTGCTACTACCTCAGAGCCAAAGGCCAGTCCTGCAGTAGCATCAGCACCAAAAGCTAGTAATGCTGGAAAAACTGTATTTTATAATGCTGGGTCAAAGGCTCAGGCAGCCCGCGGGAATTCCCAAGCAGAGATTAAAGGTACTTCCTTTGTAGATGTCAGCAGCCACAATGGCCATATCAGCGTAGACGACTATCGTAAATTAGCCCAGCAAGGGGTTGGCGGTGTCGTTGTCAAACTAACTGAAGGAACCCATTACACCAATCCATTTGCCGAGTCTCAGGTGAGAAATGCGCAGGGGGCTGGTTTACAAGTATCGACCTATGCCTTCTCGCACTATACCAGTGATGAAGAAGCGAGAGCTGAAGCTCGTTATTATGCAGCCTTTGCTAATAGACTAGGTCTGCCTAAAAACACAGTCATGGTCAATGACATGGAAGATCCTAAAATGCAAAATGGGATTAACCAGCATACCCAGGCTTGGGCGGATGAGATGCGCAGACTGGGTTATTCTAACCTGATGTACTATACCAGTGCTAGCTGGCTGGATCAAAATAATCTTCGCAGCAAGGGACCGGTTAGTACATCGCAATTTGGCTATAGCAACTTCTGGGTTGCCCAGTATCCGTCTTCTAATTTAAATCTTGATGGAGCTAAATCTCTCAAATACAATAGTGGCGCTGGAGCATGGCAGTTTACAGCTCAGGCTCAGCTGTTAGCTGGCAAGCATGTATTTGACCATAGCGTTGATTACACTGGGAGATTTACCCAGCAGTCTGCTCTTGCTAAGCAGCCTTTAAAAGGTAACATCAGTATTCAGAATAAGAATAATGTCAACGGCAGCTTTGATGTTGTGATTTCAAACGTTTCTGCTCCTTATGGAGTGTCTGTTGTTAGTGTTCCAGTATGGTCTGAAGCTAATGGTCAAGACGATATTATCTGGTACACAGCTACTCAGCAGGCCAATGGTACTTATAAAGTTTCTGTTGAGTCTAGCAGACATAAAGATTCAGTTGGCAAGTACAATGTCCATCTCTATTATGTCCGCAACGACGGTCAATTAGTCGGTGTTGGCGGTACTACAACTAATGTATCTGTCATCAAGCCACAGGGCAAAATCAGCATTCAGAATCGTAACAGCGAAACTGGTGATTTCGATATTGTGGTTTCAGGTATCTCATCCCCTGGTGGTCTTAAGACTGTCTCTCTGCCGACTTGGTCAGAGGCCAACGGCCAAGATGATATCAAGTGGTATACTGCTGAACGTCAGGCCGACGGCACCTATCGTAAGCGGGTAAGCATAAGCGATCACAATCATGTGCAGGGCGAGTACAATGTTCATCTCTACTATGTCCAAAATGACGGCCGCTTGGTCGGTGTAAGCGGCACTAAAACGACCGTTTCTCTTGGCAAACCTAAGGGCACCATCAGTATTCAAAATCGAAACAAAGAAACTGGCGATTTTGATATCGTGGTTTCAGGTATTTCATCTCCGGGCGGTCTGAAGAGCGTTTCTCTGCCAACTTGGTCTACTGTGAATGGTCAAGATGATGTTAAATGGTACAACGCTGAGCGTCAAGCTGATGGCACTTATCGTAAGCATGTCCGTCTGAGTGATCACAATAATGTTGAGGGCGAGTACAATGTGCACCTTTACTATGTGCAGAATGACGGCAACTTGGTCGGTGTGGGCGGCACTAAAACGACTATTTCCATTGAGAGACCAAAAGTCCAAGGCAAAATCAGCATTCAGAATCGAAACAGCGAAACTGGCGATTTTGATATCGTGGTTTCGGGTATTGTCTCTCCAGGCGGTCTCAAGAGCGTATCATTGCCGACTTGGTCTGAAGCCAACGGCCAAGATGATATCAAGTGGTATGACGCAGAGCGTCAGGCTGATGGCACTTATCGGAAACGAGTTCGCCTGAGCGACCATAACAATGTCCAAGGCGAATATAATGTGCATCTTTACTATGTGCAAAATGATGGCAAGTTGGTAGGAGCAGGCGGCATCAAGACCAATGTTTCTATCAGTAAGCCGCAAGGTAAAATCAGCATCCAGAATCGCAACAGCGAAACTGGCGATTTTGATATTGTAGTTTCAGATATCGTATCGCCAGGCGGTCTTAAGAATGTTTCCTTGCCAACCTGGTCAGAGGTCAATGGTCAAGATGATATCAAGTGGTACAACGCAGAACGTCAGCCGGATGGTACCTATCGTAAGCGAGTCCGTGTGAGTGATCACAAAGATGTTGAGGGCGAGTACAATATTCATCTCTACTATGTGCAAAATGATGGCAAGCTGGTTGGTGCTGGCGGCATCAAGACTAATGTTTCTCTAGGCAAGCCGAAGGGCAACATCAGTATTCAAAATAAGAATAATGTCAACGGCAGTTTTGATGTTGTGATTTCAAACGTTTCTGCCCCTTATGAAGTGTCTGCTGTCAGTGTTCCGGTTTGGTCTGAAGCTAACGGTCAAGATGATATTATTTGGTATACAGCTACTCAGCAGGCTAATGGTACCTATAAAGTTACTGTTGAATCTAGTAAACATAAAGACTCAGTTGGTAAGTATCATATCCATCTTTACTATGTCCGTAACGACGGGCAGTTAGTCGGTGTTGGTGGTACTACAACCAATGTGTCAGCAGTTAAACCACAGGGCAAAATCAGTATCCAAAATCGTAACAGCGAAACTGGCGATTTTGATATTGTGGTTTCAGATATTGTATCTCCAGGCGGTCTCAAGACTGTTTCCCTGCCAACTTGGTCAGAGGCCAATGGTCAGGATGATATCAAGTGGTACAACGCAGAACGTCAGCCGGATGGTACCTATAAGAAGCGAGTTCGTGCGAGCGACCATAACAACGTTCAGGGCGAATATAATGTACATCTCTACTATGTCCAAAATGATGGCAAGCTAGCAGGAGCAGGTGGCATCAAGACCAATGTGTCAATCAGTAAGCCACAGGGTAAAATCAGTATTCAAAATAAGAATAGTGACACTGGAGATTTTGATATTGTAGTATCAGGCATTGTGGCACCAGAAGGTCTCAAGACAGTTTACCTGCCGACTTGGTCAGAAGCGAATGGCCAAGATGATGTCCAATGGTACACAGCGGATCGTCAGGCTGACGGTACTTATCGTAAGCATGTATATGCGCGTGACCATAAGAATAATGCAGGTGAGTACAATGTTCACTTGTATTACTTAAATAATCAAAATCAGCTGCAGGGAGCTGGTGGAGAAAAGACCTCTATCTCTGTAAACCGTCCTCAGGCAGCTAGTCAGCGAGACCGTGTTCTTGCAGCGGCAGCTGCTATGGTAGGTGTCAGGGGAGGCAGTGCTGAGCATCAGCGCTTGGTCAACGATTATAACAGTGTCAGACCGCTGCCAGTTGGCTATGCTGTGAAGAACACGGATGACTGGTGCGACATTTTTACTACAGTTATTTTCCAAAGAGAGGGCTTGAGCGATCTTATCGGCCGCGAGTGTGGCGTAGAGCGTCATATTCATATTTTCCAAAGACTAGGTATCTGGAATGAAGATGGCAATTCGACTCCTAGCGCAGGCGATATTATCACCTTTAACTGGGACAAAGATACCCAGCAAAATGATGGCTGGGCTGATCATATCGGTATTGTCGAAAAAGTAGAAAATGGCATCATTCACACGATTGAAGGCAACAGCAATAACGTAGTTAAACGCAATACTTACCGCATCGGTCATGGAAATATCCGTGGTTTTGCGACACCTCGTTATAAATAA